In one window of Bacteroidetes bacterium GWF2_43_63 DNA:
- a CDS encoding nicotinate-nucleotide diphosphorylase (carboxylating), whose protein sequence is MHSSLSIEQIIDFALKEDIGPGDHTTLSTVPAEKRGKMALFVKEEGILAGIDLARQIFHHYNPDISMQIILRDGSAISKGDIAFLVEGPVQNLLTCERLVLNFMQRLSGIATQTSKMVKMLEGTNTKILDTRKTTPLLRELEKMAVRIGGGHNHRFGLFDMILIKDNHVDFAGGITKALNQAKQYLADKKLDLEIEIEVRDMEELKEALDANIASRILIDNFKPDKMKEAVAFVNGRVKTEASGGITIDNLREYAETGVDFISSGALTHHIKSLDLSLKALD, encoded by the coding sequence ATGCATAGCAGCCTGTCGATTGAACAAATCATTGATTTTGCATTAAAAGAAGACATTGGTCCCGGAGACCATACAACGTTGAGCACTGTTCCTGCCGAAAAACGTGGCAAAATGGCCCTGTTTGTAAAAGAAGAAGGAATTTTGGCTGGCATCGATCTTGCCCGGCAGATTTTTCATCATTATAATCCTGATATCTCTATGCAGATCATTTTGCGCGATGGCAGTGCGATCAGCAAAGGTGATATTGCTTTTTTGGTTGAAGGCCCCGTGCAAAATCTACTGACCTGCGAGCGACTGGTTCTGAATTTTATGCAACGCCTCAGCGGCATTGCCACTCAGACAAGCAAGATGGTGAAAATGCTCGAAGGCACCAACACCAAAATTCTGGATACCCGCAAAACGACACCGCTGCTTCGCGAACTTGAAAAAATGGCGGTGCGGATAGGTGGTGGCCACAATCACAGATTCGGATTGTTCGATATGATCCTGATCAAAGACAACCATGTTGATTTTGCCGGCGGAATCACAAAAGCATTGAATCAGGCAAAGCAATACCTTGCAGACAAGAAACTGGACCTCGAAATTGAAATCGAAGTCCGCGACATGGAAGAACTGAAAGAGGCGCTGGATGCAAATATTGCAAGCCGCATATTGATTGACAATTTCAAACCCGACAAGATGAAAGAAGCCGTTGCTTTTGTAAACGGCCGTGTAAAAACTGAAGCCAGTGGCGGAATTACCATCGACAATCTTCGGGAATATGCTGAAACCGGAGTTGATTTCATTTCTTCGGGAGCGCTCACGCATCATATAAAGAGTCTTGATTTAAGTCTGAAAGCACTTGACTAA